Genomic window (Gammaproteobacteria bacterium):
AAACACCTTTCCCCCAAAAAACAAACAGCCCCGAAAGGGGCTGTCTGCTGTTATCGACCGGTGGATTACACCAGGATGATCTTTGACGAGGTAAACACCGCCAGGGCCACGACAACAATAAAAACTTCCCAGATAGACAAACTCATCGCGCCACTTTCAAAAATACGTTCTAGATAAAAAGCGGCGCGATTGTAAGGAAAAATGCCAAGCCCCTCAATCGCGGTTCCGTGTCTTTTCGATGAATTATTTACTGCACAACCATTCATAAAAACGATTGATCATATATTCATCGTTTACCTGTCTCGGTGGCACCTGCCGACCAGCTACTTGGCTAGCAATTCCTTGATCTTGGCTTCCAGTTTGCCGGCATCTTCACTGCGGAATCCGTAGTGCACTTCGGCGATATTGCCCTTGCGATCGATCAGGTACGAGGTCGGCATCACACTGACTTCGTACTTGTCCGCCACCGAGCCATTCAGATCAAAACCGATGGTGAACTTGGCCGGGTACTTTTCCAAAAACTTGTTCGCTGGCTCGCGCTCGGAATCCAGGCTGATCGCCACCACTTCCAGCCCCTTGGACTGATACTTCGCCTGCATCTCGTTCATCCACGGGAACGAATGCCGACATGGGCCACACCAGCTGGCCCAGAAATCCAGCATCACCACCTTGCCACGATACTGCGACAACGTGATATTGCCCTTTTGCCCAGCCACCGTAAACGCCGGCGCCGCCACGGTTTTGTCCGCTGCCATCGCTGGAAACACCAACAGCATCGCCATCATCAAACCAAAAATTCGCATACCTTGCTCCTGACCAATCCGAGCCCAGTTTAGCAAAAGTTAAGCGTCGCCACAGCGATGCAAACTGTGTGATTTCACACACCCCAGTGTTGCATTTCACTCAATTTCATCAGTCGGACTACAGATGAATATTCTCAACACATTGAAAATATTAGTCAAAATAACTTGGTGCGCAATTTGCCATAGTCACCGCAAACTTTTGCTATCGAGGTCGCATCATGAAGTTCACCACGTCTGCTTTGACCATCGCCGCCACTCTGTCATTGGCCGCCTGCGTCCTACCCACAACGGAGCAAGAGCACGATGACGACCACGAGGGGGAGCACCACCATCACTGTCCTGTCGGCCAGGTCGAGCTGACCAGCTCAGATGGCCGCGACCTTTGCGTCGAATTGGCCAGCATCTTCCCGCTCGCGCTGGGAGCCGGCCCTGCCGCTCCGGGTAAGGTAGAGCATAATTTCCGCATTTACGATGCTCACAGCAACGCCCCGCTGGACGTGCGTACAGATGCCAGACTAACCAGTCTGTCGG
Coding sequences:
- a CDS encoding TlpA family protein disulfide reductase, yielding MRIFGLMMAMLLVFPAMAADKTVAAPAFTVAGQKGNITLSQYRGKVVMLDFWASWCGPCRHSFPWMNEMQAKYQSKGLEVVAISLDSEREPANKFLEKYPAKFTIGFDLNGSVADKYEVSVMPTSYLIDRKGNIAEVHYGFRSEDAGKLEAKIKELLAK